A region of Alkalinema sp. FACHB-956 DNA encodes the following proteins:
- a CDS encoding glycosyltransferase family 1 protein: MGLLVNLAFLTTKPTGHTVYAQNLVPQLREFHPKLLISQDSLPQWQTLAPEDGGSLDYLPVSGKMNPDHGSKGHLRRLLWTQFQLPRLYRKFQGSLLFSPIPEMPLWSRVPTIVTLHDLIPLRFPRQRSPLTPYFRHYIPRVLRQAKHVLCDSAATARDAMEFYNIPASQLTPVPLAYDASNFRFLDLPRKPYFLYLGRHDAYKNLSRVLSAFAQVPNHQDYELWIAGPADPRYTPQLEGQAWDLGVRLQFLNYVPYRELPVLLNNAIGLVFPTLWEGFGLPVLEAMACGTPVITSNLSSLPEVAGDAALLVDPYDVNAIAQAMTELISDEQTWQQLRQRGLARAKQFSWQKTGKLTADILRQFMG; encoded by the coding sequence ATGGGATTGCTGGTAAATTTGGCATTTCTGACCACCAAACCGACGGGGCACACCGTCTATGCCCAAAACCTGGTACCACAATTGCGGGAATTCCATCCCAAGTTGTTGATTAGCCAGGACTCCCTACCCCAATGGCAAACCCTTGCCCCGGAGGATGGCGGCAGTCTCGATTACCTTCCCGTCTCCGGCAAAATGAACCCCGACCACGGCAGCAAAGGCCACCTGCGCCGCCTGCTCTGGACGCAATTCCAACTGCCCCGCCTCTACCGCAAATTCCAGGGCAGCCTCCTCTTCTCCCCCATCCCTGAAATGCCGCTTTGGAGTCGCGTTCCCACGATCGTCACCCTGCATGACCTGATTCCCCTGCGCTTTCCCCGCCAGCGATCGCCCCTGACGCCCTACTTCCGGCACTACATTCCCCGCGTTCTGCGGCAGGCCAAGCATGTGCTGTGCGACTCCGCCGCTACGGCCCGCGATGCCATGGAGTTCTACAACATTCCCGCCAGCCAACTCACCCCCGTCCCTTTGGCCTACGACGCCAGCAACTTCCGCTTTCTAGACCTGCCTCGTAAGCCCTATTTCCTCTACCTAGGCCGCCACGACGCCTACAAAAACCTGTCCAGAGTCCTATCCGCCTTTGCCCAGGTTCCCAATCACCAGGACTATGAACTGTGGATTGCAGGGCCAGCGGATCCTCGTTATACCCCGCAGTTGGAAGGCCAAGCCTGGGATCTGGGGGTTCGGTTGCAGTTCCTCAACTATGTGCCCTACCGGGAATTGCCCGTTTTACTGAATAACGCGATCGGACTGGTTTTTCCCACCCTTTGGGAAGGCTTTGGGCTGCCCGTACTGGAAGCCATGGCCTGCGGAACACCTGTGATTACCTCCAATCTGTCCTCGTTGCCGGAAGTGGCGGGGGATGCCGCTTTGTTAGTCGATCCCTACGATGTCAACGCGATCGCCCAAGCCATGACCGAATTAATCTCCGATGAACAAACCTGGCAACAACTGCGGCAACGGGGTTTAGCGCGCGCCAAGCAATTCAGTTGGCAAAAAACGGGAAAACTGACAGCAGATATCTTGCGCCAGTTTATGGGCTGA
- a CDS encoding EamA family transporter, producing MSFAAFCLLMASVAASVGGQFFLKQGALALGTIDSSNVLAAIVSMITKWQILVGLVCYGLGVVTYILLLNKVNLSIASPLLALSYVFAVLLGLFFFKEKVTLVQYIGIAFIFLGVVLLTRSTSS from the coding sequence ATGTCCTTCGCGGCGTTCTGTCTTTTGATGGCCTCGGTGGCAGCCAGCGTGGGCGGTCAGTTTTTCCTTAAGCAGGGCGCATTAGCCTTGGGCACGATCGATTCCAGTAATGTCCTTGCAGCGATCGTCAGTATGATCACCAAGTGGCAAATCCTGGTGGGTCTGGTCTGCTACGGCTTGGGGGTGGTGACGTATATTTTGCTGCTGAATAAGGTGAATCTCAGCATTGCCAGTCCCCTGCTAGCGTTGAGCTATGTCTTTGCAGTCTTGTTAGGCTTGTTCTTCTTCAAAGAAAAAGTGACGCTGGTGCAGTACATTGGCATTGCTTTTATCTTTCTGGGTGTAGTGCTGCTAACCCGATCGACCTCTAGCTAG